One Myripristis murdjan chromosome 18, fMyrMur1.1, whole genome shotgun sequence DNA window includes the following coding sequences:
- the zgc:92664 gene encoding chromatin complexes subunit BAP18 isoform X2 yields MTSASTKVGEIFSAAGAAFTKLGELTMQLHPVADSSPAGAQMKSTVKRKLYEDGGVPDPSDGPKKVIKKATAAVAMATQGAPTVISVPTAQVVMATGLQGPSSGQPPMKKQKTADVTLSALNDSDVNSDLVDIEGLGEGSNSKKLNNFDQDNLNLDSSLIMNPSDLPLLSR; encoded by the exons ATGACCTCAGCCTCCACCAAA gTTGGGGAGATCTTTTCTGCAGCAGGAGCTGCCTTCACCAAACTAGGAGAGCTCACCATGCAGCTCCACCCAGTTGCTGACTCCAGTCCTGCAgg CGCTCAGATGAAGAGCACGGTGAAAAGGAAGCTGTACGAGGATGGTGGCGTGCCTGACCCCTCTGACGGGCCCAAGAAGGTTATCAAGAAGGCTACCGCTGCCGTCGCCATGGCAACCCAGGGTGCCCCGACCGTCATCTCCGTGCCAACAGCTCaggttgtcatggcaacggGGCTCCAGGGCCCCTCCTCCGGCCAGCCACCTATGAAGAAGCAGAAGACTGCAG atgtgacACTTAGTGCTCTGAATGACTCAGATGTCAACAGTGATTTGGTCGACATCGAGGGACTCGGTGAGGGTTCCAACTCCAAAAAACTCAACAATTTTGATCAAG ATAACCTGAATTTAGACTCCAGTCTCATCATGAATCCCAGtgaccttcctctcctctcccgtTAA
- the LOC115376181 gene encoding ribonuclease kappa-A has protein sequence MAFLICGPKLATCGMVISIWGVIMLAMLGIFFQTHSAVLIEDVPLTEEDLHSGENPLQSVYSLYNQVGYNCFIAAGIYVLVGAFSFCQIKLNKRKEYLVH, from the exons ATGGCGTTTTTGATTTGCGGTCCCAAACTTGCCACATGTGGGATGGTCATCAGCATTTGGGGAGTTATCATGTTG GCAATGCTGGGGATATTCTTCCAAACACATTCAGCAGTGCTGATCGAAGACGTGCCTCTGACTGAGGAAGACCTCCACAGTGG TGAAAACCCTCTCCAGAGCGTCTACAGCCTCTACAACCAGGTCGGCTACAACTGTTTCATAGCAGCTGGGATCTACGTTCTGGTGGGAGCCTTCTCCTTTTGCCAAATCAAACTCAACAAGCGCAAG GAGTACCTGGTGCACTAG
- the zgc:92664 gene encoding chromatin complexes subunit BAP18 isoform X1 has protein sequence MTSASTKVGEIFSAAGAAFTKLGELTMQLHPVADSSPAGSQLCLPPSAQMKSTVKRKLYEDGGVPDPSDGPKKVIKKATAAVAMATQGAPTVISVPTAQVVMATGLQGPSSGQPPMKKQKTADVTLSALNDSDVNSDLVDIEGLGEGSNSKKLNNFDQDNLNLDSSLIMNPSDLPLLSR, from the exons ATGACCTCAGCCTCCACCAAA gTTGGGGAGATCTTTTCTGCAGCAGGAGCTGCCTTCACCAAACTAGGAGAGCTCACCATGCAGCTCCACCCAGTTGCTGACTCCAGTCCTGCAgg ATCCCAACTCTGTCTCCCCCCCAGCGCTCAGATGAAGAGCACGGTGAAAAGGAAGCTGTACGAGGATGGTGGCGTGCCTGACCCCTCTGACGGGCCCAAGAAGGTTATCAAGAAGGCTACCGCTGCCGTCGCCATGGCAACCCAGGGTGCCCCGACCGTCATCTCCGTGCCAACAGCTCaggttgtcatggcaacggGGCTCCAGGGCCCCTCCTCCGGCCAGCCACCTATGAAGAAGCAGAAGACTGCAG atgtgacACTTAGTGCTCTGAATGACTCAGATGTCAACAGTGATTTGGTCGACATCGAGGGACTCGGTGAGGGTTCCAACTCCAAAAAACTCAACAATTTTGATCAAG ATAACCTGAATTTAGACTCCAGTCTCATCATGAATCCCAGtgaccttcctctcctctcccgtTAA